From a region of the Coriobacteriia bacterium genome:
- a CDS encoding DUF302 domain-containing protein — translation MQLDYTVPTSKSHEEAVQAVVDAAQANGFSVPFVNRLSKTLSDKGFVREATTIIEMCNAKHAAAVLERDVKIGLMFPCPVLVYNENGAVFVTTMRPSLIGSFYPEAGIDVIADEVETAILAIVDEAAAS, via the coding sequence ATGCAGCTCGACTACACCGTTCCCACGAGCAAGTCGCACGAGGAAGCCGTTCAGGCCGTCGTGGACGCAGCGCAGGCCAACGGGTTCTCGGTGCCGTTCGTCAATCGCCTCTCCAAGACACTCTCCGATAAGGGCTTCGTGCGTGAGGCGACCACGATCATCGAGATGTGCAACGCCAAGCACGCCGCGGCTGTGCTCGAGCGCGACGTCAAGATCGGCCTGATGTTCCCGTGTCCGGTGCTCGTCTACAACGAGAACGGCGCCGTGTTCGTCACCACCATGCGCCCGTCGCTCATCGGCTCGTTCTATCCTGAAGCCGGCATCGATGTGATCGCCGATGAGGTCGAGACGGCTATCCTCGCCATCGTCGACGAGGCCGCTGCCAGCTAG